A single Arcanobacterium canis DNA region contains:
- a CDS encoding ABC transporter ATP-binding protein, translated as MSVLELDGISKAFHQRTANAFLALDQVNLSVADGDLITIVGGNGAGKSTLLNMVSGAIFPDVGTVMIDGEDVTRLGEEERASRVARVFQDPMRGTAPRMTVAENMMLAAKRGGKRALRISMNSQRREEFAQALAPLGLGLEERLDTEIGVLSGGQRQSVALIMATLKTPRLLLLDEHTAALDPKTARAVLEFTAEVVERAKLTAIMITHNLKDALAYGNRTIVMHHGRIVRDISDDERAALTDAHLYQILSDLAESDA; from the coding sequence ATGAGCGTTTTGGAACTTGACGGCATTTCGAAAGCGTTTCACCAGCGCACAGCCAACGCTTTTCTCGCTCTTGATCAGGTGAATCTAAGCGTTGCCGACGGCGATTTAATCACGATCGTTGGCGGAAACGGGGCAGGTAAATCGACGTTACTCAACATGGTGTCGGGAGCGATTTTTCCCGACGTCGGTACGGTGATGATCGATGGCGAAGATGTCACTCGGCTGGGGGAAGAGGAACGCGCTAGCCGTGTGGCACGCGTGTTCCAGGACCCGATGCGCGGGACGGCCCCGCGAATGACCGTCGCTGAGAACATGATGCTGGCGGCGAAGCGCGGCGGAAAACGCGCTCTGCGCATCTCAATGAATTCCCAGCGCAGGGAGGAATTTGCTCAGGCGCTGGCGCCGTTAGGGCTGGGGCTTGAGGAACGGCTAGATACTGAAATCGGCGTGCTGTCGGGAGGGCAGAGGCAGTCGGTGGCGCTGATTATGGCGACGCTGAAAACACCGCGTCTGCTGTTGCTCGATGAACACACCGCTGCGCTTGATCCGAAGACGGCTCGTGCGGTCCTGGAGTTCACTGCGGAAGTGGTTGAGCGCGCGAAACTGACCGCGATTATGATTACGCACAATTTGAAAGACGCCTTGGCTTACGGAAATCGAACAATTGTCATGCACCATGGGCGGATCGTGCGCGACATTTCTGATGATGAACGCGCTGCACTCACTGATGCACACCTGTACCAGATCTTGTCGGATCTGGCCGAATCGGATGCTTAA
- a CDS encoding ABC transporter permease: MDIVLSALSQGAIWTLMGIGVYITFRILNEADLTTEASFTLGAAIGAQLLVLGMNPLLSMVVAFLMGAAAGAITALLITKLKINSLLAGIITLTGLYSINLTFMGSANLSLSGATTLKTQMGMFGLPRNVDTLILGVIMIAIAIAALSYFFRTDMGQALIATGDNPFMAKSLGIPTGEMMLLGYMLGNGLIALSGYLVATDSGYADISMGIGSIVIGLAAIIIGEVVVRNVSLPIRLLAIFVGSVIYRLLLALVLQLKINTDHFKLLSAVILALCLSIPALQKYVAGKRLLPVTTSALPPTSGTNIAPISPGASVAHGAPASATETNDNGTEHTR, from the coding sequence ATGGATATTGTGCTCAGCGCACTTTCGCAGGGTGCGATCTGGACACTGATGGGGATCGGCGTGTACATCACGTTCCGCATTCTTAATGAAGCAGACTTGACCACCGAGGCGTCCTTTACCCTCGGAGCAGCGATCGGCGCACAACTCCTCGTGCTCGGGATGAACCCGCTACTTTCGATGGTGGTGGCGTTTTTGATGGGCGCAGCTGCAGGCGCGATCACCGCATTACTCATCACAAAGCTCAAGATCAACTCGCTTCTTGCCGGCATCATCACTCTCACTGGCTTGTACTCGATCAACCTCACGTTCATGGGAAGCGCGAACCTCTCACTTTCAGGCGCAACCACACTGAAAACGCAGATGGGAATGTTCGGGCTACCACGCAATGTCGATACGCTGATTTTGGGCGTTATCATGATCGCCATCGCGATAGCAGCGCTGAGTTATTTCTTCCGTACCGACATGGGTCAGGCACTCATCGCCACCGGTGACAACCCATTCATGGCGAAGTCCCTCGGTATCCCCACGGGCGAGATGATGCTCCTGGGTTACATGCTCGGCAACGGACTAATCGCTCTGTCAGGATATTTGGTGGCGACGGATTCGGGATACGCCGATATTTCAATGGGCATCGGCTCAATTGTGATTGGCCTGGCGGCGATCATTATCGGTGAGGTTGTCGTTCGCAATGTGTCACTGCCGATACGCTTGCTAGCGATTTTCGTGGGCTCAGTGATTTACCGTTTGCTGCTGGCGCTCGTGCTCCAGCTGAAGATCAACACCGATCACTTCAAACTGCTCTCGGCTGTGATTTTGGCGCTCTGTCTGTCGATTCCAGCTCTGCAAAAGTACGTGGCGGGGAAGCGTTTACTTCCCGTCACCACCTCAGCTCTCCCGCCGACGTCGGGCACGAATATCGCGCCGATAAGTCCGGGAGCCTCCGTCGCACATGGCGCACCGGCATCGGCGACAGAAACGAACGACAACGGAACGGAGCACACGCGATGA
- the trpX gene encoding tryptophan ABC transporter substrate-binding protein translates to MKKFTAIGSFLMGCLLTLFICLPFIRSAQHTAPSADGATHVQPSASEKTEVKKTDHTIKIGLLQLVSHPSLDAIRQGIYDGLSERGYVDGKNIAIDFKNGQGDQTLLKTIADGFVADGDEVMVGIATPSAQSLANVAGDTPVVFSAVSDPIGAGLVTSLDTPSGNATGTMDATPVKEQLELAQKILPTAKKFGILYSSSSTNVAPSVKDAKKIGAELGLSPVERTITNSNELAQTAEQLAGEVDFIFVPNDNTIASAMPTLIAATNAHKTPVFPVVDAMVEAGGLATVGTNQHQIGVDTGHILADILDGKKPADVPVKVVNTVDVIVNSDAARALDITLPSDIVKNSRDTAKKGGK, encoded by the coding sequence ATGAAAAAGTTCACGGCGATTGGCTCCTTCCTCATGGGCTGCCTGTTGACGCTGTTCATTTGTCTCCCATTTATCCGCAGCGCTCAGCACACCGCCCCAAGCGCGGATGGTGCAACGCATGTCCAACCCAGTGCATCAGAAAAAACTGAGGTGAAGAAAACCGACCACACGATCAAAATTGGCTTACTTCAGCTAGTCAGTCATCCCTCACTCGACGCCATTCGTCAGGGAATTTACGACGGATTATCCGAGCGCGGCTACGTTGATGGCAAAAATATCGCCATCGACTTCAAGAATGGCCAGGGCGACCAGACCTTGCTCAAGACAATCGCGGACGGTTTTGTTGCCGACGGCGACGAAGTGATGGTTGGCATTGCGACTCCGTCGGCACAGTCTCTAGCGAACGTCGCAGGCGATACCCCCGTGGTCTTCTCTGCCGTCTCGGACCCCATTGGAGCAGGCTTGGTGACGTCACTGGATACACCGTCAGGTAACGCCACCGGAACGATGGATGCTACGCCCGTCAAAGAACAACTCGAACTTGCGCAAAAAATCTTACCCACAGCAAAGAAATTCGGGATCCTGTATTCCTCGTCGTCCACAAACGTGGCTCCAAGCGTGAAGGACGCCAAGAAAATCGGTGCTGAACTCGGATTGAGCCCTGTCGAACGGACGATCACAAACTCGAACGAACTGGCCCAGACAGCCGAACAACTCGCTGGCGAGGTGGATTTCATTTTCGTCCCCAATGACAACACCATTGCTTCGGCGATGCCCACCTTGATCGCCGCCACAAATGCGCATAAAACTCCTGTTTTCCCGGTGGTCGATGCCATGGTTGAGGCCGGAGGATTGGCCACAGTGGGCACAAACCAGCATCAGATCGGCGTCGATACCGGCCACATCCTTGCCGATATTCTTGATGGCAAAAAGCCAGCGGACGTACCAGTGAAAGTCGTCAACACCGTGGACGTGATCGTGAATTCCGACGCTGCCCGCGCGCTCGACATCACCCTCCCCTCCGACATCGTGAAAAACTCGCGTGATACTGCAAAGAAAGGGGGCAAGTGA